In Scleropages formosus chromosome 10, fSclFor1.1, whole genome shotgun sequence, a single genomic region encodes these proteins:
- the LOC108932369 gene encoding CMP-N-acetylneuraminate-beta-galactosamide-alpha-2,3-sialyltransferase 4-like isoform X1, whose protein sequence is MRYTMCRKQHNSLNDIFRTGVTLLLSAGQGDAFSLLITVHSAVSDDVAISTWESPPAPAGSLRGAGSQQLLAQLLSGGASSVSVTARPSCPGGSSSGAWCLRLLPVVFFLLWYYYCYFLKSCGVISKSPVPRKSFCENLSPKKWETLDFNIARANSLFLKLEDFFWQQRPSSLPLPYGLKGSELFLLKILAVTASYKMPESISKLDCRTCVVVGNGYGVKNSSLGPVINKYDIVIRLNNAPVRGYENDVGNKSTLRFFYPESASPNPDAHNDPDTLMVLVPFKQNDLRWLKEILYNEKRVRKGFWKPPPQIWQGKSSHIRILDPYFLYQTASKVLKIPVQPKGKEKPVHPTTGILAIYVALSYCDVVHVAGFGYPQSKNQKHPIHYYGSDTMKSMKDSYHDLSHEAEALKRLEDAGLIQYLHPHS, encoded by the exons gtgCACAGCGCAGTCAGTGATGATGTTGCGATAAGTACATGGGAGTCACCTCCTGCTCCGGCTGGATCTCTGCGCGGCGCGGGCAGCCAGCAGCTCCTCGCTCAGCTGCTCTCTGGCGGCGCCTCCTCCGTCTCCGTTACTGCACGTCCGTCCTGCCCCGGAGGAAGCTCGTCCGGCG CATGGTGCCTCAGACTGTTACCTGTGGTGTTCTTTTTGCTCTGGTACTATTACTGCTATTTCCTCAAGAG CTGTGGAGTGATAAGCAAGTCCCCAGTTCCTAGGAAGTCCTTCTGTGAAAATCTATCACCAAAGAAGTGGGAGACCCTTGACTTCAA CATTGCCAGAGCAAATAGCTTGTTCCTTAAACTGGAGGATTTTTTCTGGCAACAGAGACCCTCATCTTTACCATTACCTTATGGACTGAAAGGCAGTG AGCTCTTTCTGCTGAAAATTTTAGCAGTTACTGCCAGTTACAAAATGCCGGAGAGCATCAGCAA ACTGGACTGCAGAACCTGCGTGGTGGTTGGTAATGGATACGGTGTCAAGAACAGTTCCTTGGGGCCGGTTATAAACAAATACGATATTGTAATCCG ATTAAACAATGCCCCGGTAAGGGGCTACGAGAACGACGTGGGAAACAAGAGCACACTGCGGTTCTTCTACCCTGAGTCGGCATCCCCGAACCCCGACGCGCACAACGACCCCGACACGCTCATGGTCCTGGTGCCCTTCAAACAGAACGACCTGCGGTGGCTCAAAGAGATCCTGTACAACGAAAAGAGG GTGAGGAAAGGATTCTGGAAACCACCTCCCCAGATATGGCAAGGCAAAAGCAGCCACATTCGCATTTTGGACCCCTACTTCCTGTACCAAACTGCAAGCAAGGTGCTTAAAATTCCTGTTCAGCCAAAGGGTAAGGAG AAACCTGTTCACCCCACCACTGGGATCCTGGCCATATATGTGGCCCTGAGTTACTGTGATGTTGTTCACGTGGCGGGTTTCGGGTATCCTCAGTCGAAGAATCAGAAGCATCCCATACACTATTATGGATCGGACACCATGAAATCCATGAAG GACTCCTACCATGACCTTTCCCATGAAGCAGAGGCCTTGAAGAGGCTGGAGGATGCTGGGCTCATTCAGTATCTTCACCCCCATTCCTGA
- the LOC108932369 gene encoding CMP-N-acetylneuraminate-beta-galactosamide-alpha-2,3-sialyltransferase 4-like isoform X4 — protein sequence MGVTSCSGWISARRGQPAAPRSAALWRRLLRLRYCTSVLPRRKLVRRCGVISKSPVPRKSFCENLSPKKWETLDFNIARANSLFLKLEDFFWQQRPSSLPLPYGLKGSELFLLKILAVTASYKMPESISKLDCRTCVVVGNGYGVKNSSLGPVINKYDIVIRLNNAPVRGYENDVGNKSTLRFFYPESASPNPDAHNDPDTLMVLVPFKQNDLRWLKEILYNEKRVRKGFWKPPPQIWQGKSSHIRILDPYFLYQTASKVLKIPVQPKGKEKPVHPTTGILAIYVALSYCDVVHVAGFGYPQSKNQKHPIHYYGSDTMKSMKDSYHDLSHEAEALKRLEDAGLIQYLHPHS from the exons ATGGGAGTCACCTCCTGCTCCGGCTGGATCTCTGCGCGGCGCGGGCAGCCAGCAGCTCCTCGCTCAGCTGCTCTCTGGCGGCGCCTCCTCCGTCTCCGTTACTGCACGTCCGTCCTGCCCCGGAGGAAGCTCGTCCGGCG CTGTGGAGTGATAAGCAAGTCCCCAGTTCCTAGGAAGTCCTTCTGTGAAAATCTATCACCAAAGAAGTGGGAGACCCTTGACTTCAA CATTGCCAGAGCAAATAGCTTGTTCCTTAAACTGGAGGATTTTTTCTGGCAACAGAGACCCTCATCTTTACCATTACCTTATGGACTGAAAGGCAGTG AGCTCTTTCTGCTGAAAATTTTAGCAGTTACTGCCAGTTACAAAATGCCGGAGAGCATCAGCAA ACTGGACTGCAGAACCTGCGTGGTGGTTGGTAATGGATACGGTGTCAAGAACAGTTCCTTGGGGCCGGTTATAAACAAATACGATATTGTAATCCG ATTAAACAATGCCCCGGTAAGGGGCTACGAGAACGACGTGGGAAACAAGAGCACACTGCGGTTCTTCTACCCTGAGTCGGCATCCCCGAACCCCGACGCGCACAACGACCCCGACACGCTCATGGTCCTGGTGCCCTTCAAACAGAACGACCTGCGGTGGCTCAAAGAGATCCTGTACAACGAAAAGAGG GTGAGGAAAGGATTCTGGAAACCACCTCCCCAGATATGGCAAGGCAAAAGCAGCCACATTCGCATTTTGGACCCCTACTTCCTGTACCAAACTGCAAGCAAGGTGCTTAAAATTCCTGTTCAGCCAAAGGGTAAGGAG AAACCTGTTCACCCCACCACTGGGATCCTGGCCATATATGTGGCCCTGAGTTACTGTGATGTTGTTCACGTGGCGGGTTTCGGGTATCCTCAGTCGAAGAATCAGAAGCATCCCATACACTATTATGGATCGGACACCATGAAATCCATGAAG GACTCCTACCATGACCTTTCCCATGAAGCAGAGGCCTTGAAGAGGCTGGAGGATGCTGGGCTCATTCAGTATCTTCACCCCCATTCCTGA
- the LOC108932369 gene encoding CMP-N-acetylneuraminate-beta-galactosamide-alpha-2,3-sialyltransferase 4-like isoform X2 has protein sequence MEKLSLEEVHSAVSDDVAISTWESPPAPAGSLRGAGSQQLLAQLLSGGASSVSVTARPSCPGGSSSGAWCLRLLPVVFFLLWYYYCYFLKSCGVISKSPVPRKSFCENLSPKKWETLDFNIARANSLFLKLEDFFWQQRPSSLPLPYGLKGSELFLLKILAVTASYKMPESISKLDCRTCVVVGNGYGVKNSSLGPVINKYDIVIRLNNAPVRGYENDVGNKSTLRFFYPESASPNPDAHNDPDTLMVLVPFKQNDLRWLKEILYNEKRVRKGFWKPPPQIWQGKSSHIRILDPYFLYQTASKVLKIPVQPKGKEKPVHPTTGILAIYVALSYCDVVHVAGFGYPQSKNQKHPIHYYGSDTMKSMKDSYHDLSHEAEALKRLEDAGLIQYLHPHS, from the exons ATGGAAAAactgagtctggaagag gtgCACAGCGCAGTCAGTGATGATGTTGCGATAAGTACATGGGAGTCACCTCCTGCTCCGGCTGGATCTCTGCGCGGCGCGGGCAGCCAGCAGCTCCTCGCTCAGCTGCTCTCTGGCGGCGCCTCCTCCGTCTCCGTTACTGCACGTCCGTCCTGCCCCGGAGGAAGCTCGTCCGGCG CATGGTGCCTCAGACTGTTACCTGTGGTGTTCTTTTTGCTCTGGTACTATTACTGCTATTTCCTCAAGAG CTGTGGAGTGATAAGCAAGTCCCCAGTTCCTAGGAAGTCCTTCTGTGAAAATCTATCACCAAAGAAGTGGGAGACCCTTGACTTCAA CATTGCCAGAGCAAATAGCTTGTTCCTTAAACTGGAGGATTTTTTCTGGCAACAGAGACCCTCATCTTTACCATTACCTTATGGACTGAAAGGCAGTG AGCTCTTTCTGCTGAAAATTTTAGCAGTTACTGCCAGTTACAAAATGCCGGAGAGCATCAGCAA ACTGGACTGCAGAACCTGCGTGGTGGTTGGTAATGGATACGGTGTCAAGAACAGTTCCTTGGGGCCGGTTATAAACAAATACGATATTGTAATCCG ATTAAACAATGCCCCGGTAAGGGGCTACGAGAACGACGTGGGAAACAAGAGCACACTGCGGTTCTTCTACCCTGAGTCGGCATCCCCGAACCCCGACGCGCACAACGACCCCGACACGCTCATGGTCCTGGTGCCCTTCAAACAGAACGACCTGCGGTGGCTCAAAGAGATCCTGTACAACGAAAAGAGG GTGAGGAAAGGATTCTGGAAACCACCTCCCCAGATATGGCAAGGCAAAAGCAGCCACATTCGCATTTTGGACCCCTACTTCCTGTACCAAACTGCAAGCAAGGTGCTTAAAATTCCTGTTCAGCCAAAGGGTAAGGAG AAACCTGTTCACCCCACCACTGGGATCCTGGCCATATATGTGGCCCTGAGTTACTGTGATGTTGTTCACGTGGCGGGTTTCGGGTATCCTCAGTCGAAGAATCAGAAGCATCCCATACACTATTATGGATCGGACACCATGAAATCCATGAAG GACTCCTACCATGACCTTTCCCATGAAGCAGAGGCCTTGAAGAGGCTGGAGGATGCTGGGCTCATTCAGTATCTTCACCCCCATTCCTGA
- the LOC108932369 gene encoding CMP-N-acetylneuraminate-beta-galactosamide-alpha-2,3-sialyltransferase 4-like isoform X5: MSLAAVKTWCLRLLPVVFFLLWYYYCYFLKSCGVISKSPVPRKSFCENLSPKKWETLDFNIARANSLFLKLEDFFWQQRPSSLPLPYGLKGSELFLLKILAVTASYKMPESISKLDCRTCVVVGNGYGVKNSSLGPVINKYDIVIRLNNAPVRGYENDVGNKSTLRFFYPESASPNPDAHNDPDTLMVLVPFKQNDLRWLKEILYNEKRVRKGFWKPPPQIWQGKSSHIRILDPYFLYQTASKVLKIPVQPKGKEKPVHPTTGILAIYVALSYCDVVHVAGFGYPQSKNQKHPIHYYGSDTMKSMKDSYHDLSHEAEALKRLEDAGLIQYLHPHS, from the exons ATGTCCCTGGCCGCTGTGAAAA CATGGTGCCTCAGACTGTTACCTGTGGTGTTCTTTTTGCTCTGGTACTATTACTGCTATTTCCTCAAGAG CTGTGGAGTGATAAGCAAGTCCCCAGTTCCTAGGAAGTCCTTCTGTGAAAATCTATCACCAAAGAAGTGGGAGACCCTTGACTTCAA CATTGCCAGAGCAAATAGCTTGTTCCTTAAACTGGAGGATTTTTTCTGGCAACAGAGACCCTCATCTTTACCATTACCTTATGGACTGAAAGGCAGTG AGCTCTTTCTGCTGAAAATTTTAGCAGTTACTGCCAGTTACAAAATGCCGGAGAGCATCAGCAA ACTGGACTGCAGAACCTGCGTGGTGGTTGGTAATGGATACGGTGTCAAGAACAGTTCCTTGGGGCCGGTTATAAACAAATACGATATTGTAATCCG ATTAAACAATGCCCCGGTAAGGGGCTACGAGAACGACGTGGGAAACAAGAGCACACTGCGGTTCTTCTACCCTGAGTCGGCATCCCCGAACCCCGACGCGCACAACGACCCCGACACGCTCATGGTCCTGGTGCCCTTCAAACAGAACGACCTGCGGTGGCTCAAAGAGATCCTGTACAACGAAAAGAGG GTGAGGAAAGGATTCTGGAAACCACCTCCCCAGATATGGCAAGGCAAAAGCAGCCACATTCGCATTTTGGACCCCTACTTCCTGTACCAAACTGCAAGCAAGGTGCTTAAAATTCCTGTTCAGCCAAAGGGTAAGGAG AAACCTGTTCACCCCACCACTGGGATCCTGGCCATATATGTGGCCCTGAGTTACTGTGATGTTGTTCACGTGGCGGGTTTCGGGTATCCTCAGTCGAAGAATCAGAAGCATCCCATACACTATTATGGATCGGACACCATGAAATCCATGAAG GACTCCTACCATGACCTTTCCCATGAAGCAGAGGCCTTGAAGAGGCTGGAGGATGCTGGGCTCATTCAGTATCTTCACCCCCATTCCTGA